From Daphnia pulicaria isolate SC F1-1A chromosome 11, SC_F0-13Bv2, whole genome shotgun sequence, the proteins below share one genomic window:
- the LOC124315529 gene encoding histidine-rich protein PFHRP-II-like isoform X2 produces MKITILCLLIVAAMVASAPVNEHESHSSEKHDDKPAHHEEPAHAAEHHAARRSAEDHSGEKHDATAAHNAPHHEEPASHAAEHHAARRSTVEHSAEKHEDKEGKAPHEESAHHAAEHHAARRSTEQHSAEKHEDKEAKAPHHEESAHAAEHHAAKRSAEEHSAEKHEEKAPHEEPAHHAAEHHAARRSAEEHSAEAHSTEEHSAEKHESKETKAPHHAARRSAEKHEEKTEKPHEKEENAATHEEHASIDNSGEHHAEEHKPEPAAHHSA; encoded by the exons ATGAAAATCACCATCCTTTGT TTGTTGATTGTGGCGGCGATGGTCGCCTCGGCGCCAGTAAACGAACACGAAAGTCACTCGTCAGAGAAGCACGATGACAAACCTGCGCACCACGAAGAACCAGCCCATGCTGCTGAGCATCACGCTGCTAGACGGTCTGCCGAAGACCATTCAGGTGAGAAACACGACGCAACTGCCGCACACAATGCCCCCCACCACGAAGAGCCAGCCAGTCACGCCGCTGAGCATCACGCAGCCCGACGATCCACCGTAGAACATTCCGCCGAAAAGCACGAAGACAAGGAAGGAAAGGCTCCGCATGAAGAATCAGCTCATCACGCCGCAGAGCATCACGCCGCTAGACGATCAACCGAACAACATTCTGCCGAGAAACACGAAGACAAGGAAGCAAAGGCTCCGCATCATGAGGAATCAGCTCATGCTGCAGAACATCACGCCGCTAAACGATCCGCCGAAGAACACTCTGCCGAGAAGCACGAAGAAAAGGCTCCGCATGAAGAACCAGCTCACCACGCAGCAGAGCATCACGCAGCCCGACGATCGGCCGAAGAACACTCGGCCGAAGCACACTCTACTGAGGAACACTCTGCCGAGAAACACGAAAGCAAAGAAACAAAGGCTCCTCATCATGCTGCCCGCCGTTCCGCCGAAAAGCACGAAGAGAAAACTGAAAAACCCCATGAGAAAGAGGAGAAT GCCGCAACCCATGAAGAGCATGCATCCATTGATAATTCGGGAGAACACCATGCCGAGGAACACAAACCTGAACCAGCTGCACATCACTCAGCTTAA
- the LOC124315529 gene encoding histidine-rich protein PFHRP-II-like isoform X1 — MKITILCLLIVAAMVASAPVNEHESHSSEKHDDKPAHHEEPAHAAEHHAARRSAEDHSGEKHDATAAHNAPHHEEPASHAAEHHAARRSTVEHSAEKHEDKEGKAPHEESAHHAAEHHAARRSTEQHSAEKHEDKEAKAPHHEESAHAAEHHAAKRSAEEHSAEKHEEKAPHEEPAHHAAEHHAARRSAEEHSAEAHSTEEHSAEKHESKETKAPHHAARRSAEKHEEKTEKPHEKEENARPTRSVEAPAKAATHEEHASIDNSGEHHAEEHKPEPAAHHSA; from the exons ATGAAAATCACCATCCTTTGT TTGTTGATTGTGGCGGCGATGGTCGCCTCGGCGCCAGTAAACGAACACGAAAGTCACTCGTCAGAGAAGCACGATGACAAACCTGCGCACCACGAAGAACCAGCCCATGCTGCTGAGCATCACGCTGCTAGACGGTCTGCCGAAGACCATTCAGGTGAGAAACACGACGCAACTGCCGCACACAATGCCCCCCACCACGAAGAGCCAGCCAGTCACGCCGCTGAGCATCACGCAGCCCGACGATCCACCGTAGAACATTCCGCCGAAAAGCACGAAGACAAGGAAGGAAAGGCTCCGCATGAAGAATCAGCTCATCACGCCGCAGAGCATCACGCCGCTAGACGATCAACCGAACAACATTCTGCCGAGAAACACGAAGACAAGGAAGCAAAGGCTCCGCATCATGAGGAATCAGCTCATGCTGCAGAACATCACGCCGCTAAACGATCCGCCGAAGAACACTCTGCCGAGAAGCACGAAGAAAAGGCTCCGCATGAAGAACCAGCTCACCACGCAGCAGAGCATCACGCAGCCCGACGATCGGCCGAAGAACACTCGGCCGAAGCACACTCTACTGAGGAACACTCTGCCGAGAAACACGAAAGCAAAGAAACAAAGGCTCCTCATCATGCTGCCCGCCGTTCCGCCGAAAAGCACGAAGAGAAAACTGAAAAACCCCATGAGAAAGAGGAGAATGCTCGACCAACTCGATCAGTTGAAGCTCCGGCCAAAGCCGCAACCCATGAAGAGCATGCATCCATTGATAATTCGGGAGAACACCATGCCGAGGAACACAAACCTGAACCAGCTGCACATCACTCAGCTTAA
- the LOC124315319 gene encoding WD repeat-containing protein 20-like codes for WQPKITNQNGGRLLSGNSTSPVKIGLFTGKVDSGSVSGNSSRDDVRTHFTTREGVYKLITLAEYSRANRLSGYTAIQSQQGAALGQGSNPPVRVTFVSLPSDPSGFCDRICFNYGRELYFYTYKGTKKPADLSKPVDKRIYKGTSPTCHDINKLTISSESVMLLVGFTGGQIQLVDPIRKEIGKLYNEERIIEKTKVTCIKWLPGSPNLFLVSHVSGQMYLYSEDVTCGGPAPPTYQLFKQGAGFSVWTCKAKSTRNPIYRWVIGNGAINDFAFSPCSKYLAVVSQDGCLRVLNYDAMELIGLATSFFGGLLCVCWSPDGQLVVAGGEDDLVTVWSFQQKRIVARGQGHRSWITVVAFDPFTTLYSSQSSSSKSLSKEGVDTSVTSNGTGGIDGEAETKSSSDIATCYRLGSIAMDTQLCLWELTDDVLKQPYGSRSRASMVSGPGSPPSSLKFTGQTPISGDRSSSSSSNNVVTITPVNNLTVSPAPSSATATPVNAAGSLTQRLANMTFSDRKSGQQQEAAATDSKSHRKNFSLGSGRNSTSDRSGNAANSLGLKSVSSVSSTSSSAGTTTANPSLVTGCADPLRLIGTQACPRLDEIPMLEPLVCKKVSHERLTALIFREDCLITACQDGIVCTWARPIGPSPHHTSTSTPTNEGTMV; via the exons TGGCAACCAAAAATCACCAACCAAAATGGCGGGCGTCTGCTATCAGGGAATTCTACATCACCAGTGAAAATTGGTTTATTTACCGGAAAAGTTGACAG TGGCAGTGTAAGTGGAAACAGCAGCCGGGACGATGTGCGAACTCATTTTACAACCAGAGAGGGAGTATATAAGTTGATAACATTAGCCGAATACTCCAGGGCAAATCGGCTGTCTGGTTACACTGCCATCCAAAGCCAGCAAGGAGCTGCGCTCGGTCAAGGTTCAAACCCTCCAGTTAGGGTTACTTTTGTGTCTCTGCCATCTGATCCATCAGGTTTTTGTGACCGCATATGTTTCAACTATGGAAGGGAACTCTACTTCTACACCTACAAGGGAACCAAGAAACCAGCAGACTTGTCCAAGCCTGTTGATAAAAGGATTTACAAAGGAACCAGCCCCACTTGCCATGATATCAATAAATTAACAATCAGCAGTGAAAGTGTTATGCTTCTAGTTGGTTTCACTGGCGGACAAATCCAATTAGTAGATCCAATAAGGaaagaaataggaaaactTTACAATGAAGAG agAATAATTGAAAAGACGAAAGTAACATGTATCAAGTGGCTGCCAGGTTCCCCCAATTTGTTCCTAGTTTCTCATGTTTCGGGACAGATGTATCTGTACAGTGAAGATGTGACGTGTGGTGGACCAGCACCTCCGACCTATCAACTTTTTAAGCAGGGGGCCGGTTTTTCGGTCTGGACTTGTAAAGCCAAAAGCACTCGGAATCCCATTTACAG GTGGGTGATTGGAAACGGCGCCATCAACGACTTTGCCTTCTCACCTTGCTCGAAATACTTGGCGGTTGTGTCGCAGGATGGGTGTCTGCGCGTTCTCAATTATGATGCCATGGAATTGATCGGACTGGCAACATCCTTTTTCGGTGGCTTGCTCTGCGTCTGCTGGTCACCCGACGGGCAGCTGGTAGTGGCCGGCGGCGAGGATGATTTGGTGACGGTTTGGTCGttccaacaaaaaagaatcgtGGCTCGAGGACAGGGCCATCGATCCTGGATCACGGTGGTGGCGTTCGACCCTTTCACGACCCTGTATTCATCTCAATCCTCGTCTTCCAAGTCGTTGTCGAAAGAAGGAGTCGATACTTCGGTCACGTCCAACGGGACGGGCGGAATCGACGGCGAGGCGGAAACGAAATCCTCTAGCGACATTGCCACCTGTTACCGTCTAGGATCTATAGCCATGGACACTCAGCTGTGTCTTTGGGAGTTGACGGACGACGTCCTGAAACAGCCTTACGGTTCCCGGAGCCGAGCTTCAATGGTCTCAGGACCAGGATCGCCACCTTCTAGTCTGAAATTCACTGGCCAGACGCCCATTTCCGGCGATCGgagtagtagcagcagcagcaacaacgttGTCACCATCACCCCGGTCAACAACTTGACCGTTTCTCCAGCACCCAGTAGTGCGACTGCCACGCCTGTCAACGCCGCAGGATCTCTCACTCAGCGGCTGGCGAATATGACATTTTCCGATAGAAAGTCGGGCCAGCAACAGGAGGCAGCAGCAACCGACTCGAAATCCCACCGAAAGAATTTCAGCCTTGGCAGCGGCCGGAATTCCACTTCGGATCGGTCGGGTAACGCGGCCAATTCGTTGGGTTTGAAATCCGTTTCTTCAGTCTCGTCCACTTCCTCCTCTGCGGGTACCACCACAGCGAACCCGTCGCTAGTGACGGGCTGTGCTGATCCGCTCCGGTTAATCGGCACGCAAGCCTGCCCGCGACTGGACGAGATCCCCATGCTGGAGCCGCTCGTTTGTAAGAAAGTCTCCCACGAGCGGCTGACGGCGCTCATCTTCCGTGAGGACTGCCTCATCACCGCCTGCCAAGATGGCATCGTCTGTACCTGGGCTCGGCCAATTGGCCCGTCTCCACACCACACTTCCACCAGCACACCCACCAATGAAGGCACCATGGTctga
- the LOC124315159 gene encoding U3 small nucleolar RNA-associated protein 25 homolog — protein sequence MGRGRRGGPKRGNYKNHGSRGNKSTRGGGNFKNKRKFNQDRDGKKDDTSESKRQKLQQEKEAVPIIEEESSSSESEEEVKPYTQLLSMFKSSSRAQQVLTSDEEQSDDEEEAEDMNDQSNEDDIGSEEEDSAQDDEEVEEEESGSSVGVADAEDIENSIHEDLEVESEEEEHSGDEEEETLSTDPFHLHFDREINENLLEILTSPKPYETQELKWKALGRMVVHLPTKPEKNTGQPKPTLLGETIESYVIPGSLPVLKTGIPLSEYGVKLQLCSNLDTRPLSDNKQTAEELLSPLQHELFTLANEYRDVYYPEMNHLNNDEIRTVYCLHMLNHVMKSRDKVLLHNAKLKKAKENGVATDEIEYRDQGLVRPRVLIIAPLRNSAVKIVEKLATLLLPAKGQIINKDRFYKEFGEEKDDEGKAETKKSYKPEDFEAVFTGNTDDSFRIGISVAKRTLKLYAGFYKADILIASPLGARTLLAEDFDFLCSIEVLVIDQTDVLYMQNWDHVLHIFQHLHLQPREQHDTDLGRVRLWALNGYSAHYRQNLIFSSVALPEAAALFSRRGTNFAGKVRIENAVTASSTTVCRVLVQLPQAFHRFPTQTAAQSADDRYHFFTKKILPQYRDQIMSNTLIYIPSYYDYVRLRNHLHKEDYNFGQACEYTPDGKLAQVRNRFFLGKKRLLLYTERLHFYRRLTMKGIHHIIFYQLPTYPNFYPELCNLLQDAFQNPKYRGDGSQTCTVLYSTFDAPRLAGIVGSQRAAEMLTSDRPVHLFVSGGS from the exons ATGGGACGTGGACGACGAGGAGGGCCTAAACGTGGCAATTACAAAAACCACGGTTCGCGTGGTAACAAATCGACTCGTGGTGGAggtaactttaaaaataaaaggaaatttaatcaAGATAGAGATGGGAAAAAAGATGACACTTCTGAAAGTAAAAGACAAAagcttcaacaagaaaaagaggctGTGCCTATTATCGAAGAAGAATCATCTAGCAGtgaatcagaagaagaagtcaaaCCTTACACACAGCTGCTGTCGATGTTTAAATCCAGTAGTAGAGCACAGCAAGTTTTGACATCTGATGAAGAACAGTCAGATGATGAAGAGGAAGCTGAAGATATGAATGACCAATCTAATGAAGATGACATTGgcagtgaagaagaagattcagctCAAGACGATgaggaagtagaagaagaggaaagtggTAGTTCAGTTGGTGTCGCTGATGCTGAAGATATTGAAAATAGTATACATGAAGATCTTGAAGTTGAATCAGAGGAAGAAGAACATTCtggtgatgaagaagaagaaacattaTCTACTGATCCCTTCCACCTTCATTTTGACagggaaataaatgaaaacctTTTAGAAATTCTGACATCGCCCAAGCCTTATGAGACTCAAGAACTGAAGTGGAAAGCTCTTGGAAGAATGGTGGTTCACCTGCCAACCAAACCTGAAAAAAACACAGGTCAACCAAAGCCTACATTACTAGGTGAAACAATAGAAAGTTATGTCATTCCTGGTAGTCTACCTGTATTGAAAACTGGAATCCCCTTGAGTGAATACGGTGTTAAATTGCAATTATGTTCCAACCTTGATACGAGGCCACTCTCggacaacaaacaaacggcTGAAGAACTGCTCTCCCCATTACAGCATGAGCTTTTCACTCTCGCAAATGAATATCGCGACGTGTATTATCCTGAAATGAACCATTTAAACAATGACGAGATTAGAACAGTTTACTGCCTTCATATGTTGAATCATGTAATGAAATCGAGAGACAAAGTTCTTCTTCACAAcgccaaattaaaaaaggccaaagaaaATGGCGTAGCGACTGATGAAATAGAATATAGAGATCAAGGATTGGTCCGCCCTCGAGTTCTAATTATCGCTCCTCTAAGAAACTCTGCAGTGAA gATCGTTGAGAAATTAGCTACATTGTTGCTTCCTGCAAAAGGACAAATTATCAATAAAGATCGTTTCTATAAAGAGTTTGGTGAGGAAAAAGATGACGAGGGCAAAGCAGAGACGAAAAAGAGTTACAAACCAGAAGATTTTGAGGCGGTATTTACAGGAAACACTGACGATTCTTTCAGGATAGGCATCTCTGTTGCCAAACGTACTCTCAAG CTTTACGCTGGGTTCTACAAAGCCGATATACTTATCGCATCTCCTCTGGGAGCGCGCACGCTACTTGCCGAAGACTTTGACTTTCTCTGTAGCATCGAAGTGCTCGTGATTGATCAGACGGATGTTCTTTATATGCAG AATTGGGATCACGTTCTGcatatttttcaacatttgcACCTTCAACCACGAGAACAGCATGACACGGACTTGG GTCGTGTCCGTCTTTGGGCGCTAAACGGTTATTCTGCTCACTACAGgcagaatttaatttttagcaGCGTAGCGCTTCCCGAAGCTGCCGCGCTCTTTTCCCGTCGTGGAACGAATTTTGCGGGGAAAGTACGCATAGAAAATGCAGTTACAGCATCATCGACAACCGTTTGCAGAGTACTTGTCCAGCTGCCTCAAGCATTTCACCGATTTCCTACGCAAACAGCGGCCCAGTCAGCCGACGATCGTTACCACTTTTTCACTAAAAAGATCCTGCCGCAGTATCGCGACCAGATAATGAGTAACACACTCATTTACATTCCTTCGTATTACGATTACGTAAGATTAAGGAATCATCTTCACAAGGAAGATTACAACTTTGGCCAA GCATGTGAATACACGCCAGACGGAAAGCTTGCGCAAGTCCGTAATCGTTTCTTTCTCGGTAAGAAGCGCTTGCTACTTTACACAGAACGATTACATTTCTACCGACGACTCACAATGAAAGGGATTCATCACATCATTTTCTACCAATTACCAACTTATCCCAATTTCTACCCCGAGCTGTGCAACCTTCTTCAG GACGCATTTCAAAATCCCAAGTACAGAGGAGATGGCAGTCAGACTTGTACAGTTCTATATTCAACCTTTGATGCTCCGAGACTTGCTGGAATAGTAGGAAGTCAACGAGCTGCCGAAATGTTGACGTCAGATCGACCTGTGCATCTATTTGTTAGCGGAGGAAGTTGA
- the LOC124315529 gene encoding histidine-rich protein PFHRP-II-like isoform X3 codes for MKITILCLLIVAAMVASAPVNEHESHSSEKHDDKPAHHEEPAHAAEHHAARRSAEDHSGEKHDATAAHNAPHHEEPASHAAEHHAARRSTEQHSAEKHEDKEAKAPHHEESAHAAEHHAAKRSAEEHSAEKHEEKAPHEEPAHHAAEHHAARRSAEEHSAEAHSTEEHSAEKHESKETKAPHHAARRSAEKHEEKTEKPHEKEENARPTRSVEAPAKAATHEEHASIDNSGEHHAEEHKPEPAAHHSA; via the exons ATGAAAATCACCATCCTTTGT TTGTTGATTGTGGCGGCGATGGTCGCCTCGGCGCCAGTAAACGAACACGAAAGTCACTCGTCAGAGAAGCACGATGACAAACCTGCGCACCACGAAGAACCAGCCCATGCTGCTGAGCATCACGCTGCTAGACGGTCTGCCGAAGACCATTCAGGTGAGAAACACGACGCAACTGCCGCACACAATGCCCCCCACCACGAAGAGCCAGCCAG TCACGCCGCAGAGCATCACGCCGCTAGACGATCAACCGAACAACATTCTGCCGAGAAACACGAAGACAAGGAAGCAAAGGCTCCGCATCATGAGGAATCAGCTCATGCTGCAGAACATCACGCCGCTAAACGATCCGCCGAAGAACACTCTGCCGAGAAGCACGAAGAAAAGGCTCCGCATGAAGAACCAGCTCACCACGCAGCAGAGCATCACGCAGCCCGACGATCGGCCGAAGAACACTCGGCCGAAGCACACTCTACTGAGGAACACTCTGCCGAGAAACACGAAAGCAAAGAAACAAAGGCTCCTCATCATGCTGCCCGCCGTTCCGCCGAAAAGCACGAAGAGAAAACTGAAAAACCCCATGAGAAAGAGGAGAATGCTCGACCAACTCGATCAGTTGAAGCTCCGGCCAAAGCCGCAACCCATGAAGAGCATGCATCCATTGATAATTCGGGAGAACACCATGCCGAGGAACACAAACCTGAACCAGCTGCACATCACTCAGCTTAA
- the LOC124315491 gene encoding 3'(2'),5'-bisphosphate nucleotidase 1-like — protein sequence MASTSPVFLRLMANAVAVANHAGNIIREVMSKGDLGIVEKGVDDPQTEADRRAQLCIIGNLNKKFPLMSIIGEEDLAQESNVELVNDIDKEVLNLRCPEELVNVTEEDFVVWVDPLDGTAEYTAGMLDHVTVLIGIAHKNRPVGGVIHQPYYNYKNDKAGLGRTMWGIPGIGVGGFKPIPPPEGKRLVVTTRSHMTPVVQQALEALKPDEILRVGGAGYKVMLLMEGHATAYVFASPGCKKWDTCAPEAILTAMGGRLTDIHGTPYSYASTEMHPNKRGVLAAAKSDDHKWFVENIPDEVKQLVQGS from the exons ATGGCTTCAACTTCTCCAGTTTTCTTGCGTTTGATGGCtaatgctgttgctgttgcaaaTCATGCAG GCAACATCATCCGTGAAGTGATGAGTAAAGGGGACCTTGGTATTGTTGAAAAG GGAGTGGATGACCCACAAACTGAAGCTGATCGCAGAGCACAGCTGTGTATTATTGGAaacttgaacaaaaagtttcccTTGATGAGTATTATTGGAGAAGAGGATCTTGCCCAAGAATCCAATGTAGAACTAGTCAATGATATTGACAAAGAGGTTTTAAATCTTCGATGCCCAGAAGAACTTGTGAATGTTACAGAAGAAGAT tttgtTGTGTGGGTGGATCCTCTTGATGGAACAGCAGAGTATACAGCTG gTATGCTGGACCATGTAACAGTGTTGATTGGAATTGCCCACAAAAATCGTCCCGTCGGAGGAGTTATCCACCAGCCATACTACAATTACAAGAATGACAAAGCAGGACTAGGTCGTACGATGTGGGGTATCCCTGGAATTGGTGTTGGTGGATTTAAACCAATTCCACCTCCAGAGGGTAAACGACTTGTCGTAACAACACGCTCTCATATGACACCTGTAGTTCAACAAGCCCTGGAGGCCTTAAAACCCGACGAAATTCTGAGAGTCGGAGGAGCTGGATACAAG gttATGCTGTTGATGGAAGGCCATGCCACTGCTTACGTGTTCGCCTCACCTGGTTGCAAAAAGTGGGACACCTGCGCTCCTGAGGCTATTTTGACCGCAATGGGCGGTCGACTTACTGACATTCACGGAACTCCTTACTCGTACGCTTCAACAGAGATGCACCCCAATAAACGTGGTGTTCTGGCCGCTGCTAAATCTGATGACCACAAATGGTttgtcgaaaatattccagatgAAGTTAAACAACTTGTCCAAGGCTCCTAA
- the LOC124315223 gene encoding zinc finger protein 391-like, producing the protein MCSLISPSYCDFEQPESESYSIICKTLQDDVCDFIKHARKSQFKPEKDVFLLAFDDNLESRRISLSAHKEILAAASPYLAELLGTSNDCDIYLSFSDFKQSELELLLDYIYTGEIHASRGLMEEFELCLKELGILGTHSLVCTEEIAPLKPTDMPPIQSASSIQDPTQSKTSTQENVCESSIPLVENTQNITCVSSDSESDVQEEESEKLSTDDRPFVCPVCQKSFRHLNVLRTHSRVHTGEKPFTCGTCNRSFSHKSTLSEHMNLHSDDRPYECSKCQRRFKQRKGLRAHRCENLQEEVFQCEFCGRHFINRKALALHRIHHEAENKNKTPQEKSFLCDVCARGFSNKYLLKAHQMTHNEEKRYECDVCHKKFALKKTLQVHETSHKTDKGPYKCSYCPKSFRYVANLNTHELIHSGKKPFDCTVCGCAFRQKWSLKEHMLTHDKPEENPFTCEICNKSFQARRPFIAHRYSHNKQTKRCLVCKKRFYNAERLAQHMKDHETVDDDLPEEIGNSVTAHMNEAGELIITQHDVDDNNERALIFTPSLLHMIQSADETADPMTGHEGQDEGNRWSLEVVIDS; encoded by the exons atGTGTAGCTTAATTTCACCAAGCTATTGTGACTTTGAACAACCTGAGAGCGAATCGTACTCCATAATATGTAAAACGTTGCAAGACGATGTCTGTGACTTTATTAAACATGCAAGAAAAAGTCAATTCAAACCCGAAAAAGACGTGTTTTTGTTAGCGTTTGATGATAATTTGGAATCTCGGCGAATTTCCCTTTCAGCTCATAAAGAAATTCTAGCAGCCGCTAGTCCCTATTTGGCGGAGCTCCTTGGAACTTCCAATGATTGTGATATTTATTTATCATTTTCCGATTTCAA GCAAAGTGAATTAGAATTGCTACTAGATTATATCTACACTGGTGAAATCCATGCGTCAAGAGGCTTAATGGAAGAATTTGAACTCTGCTTAAAGGAGTTGGGCATTCTAGGTACCCATTCCTTGGTGTGTACTGAGGAAATTGCTCCTTTGAAACCAACCGATATGCCACCAATCCAGTCAGCTAGCTCTATCCAAGACCCAACACAAAGTAAAACCTCCACCCAAGAAAATGTGTGTGAGAGTAGCATTCCACTGGtggaaaacacacaaaacatcACTTGTGTTTCATCCGATTCTGAAAGTGATGtccaagaagaagagtctGAGAAGTTATCCACCGATG ATCGCCCGTTTGTGTGTCCTGTCTGTCAGAAATCTTTTCGGCACCTCAACGTCCTTAGAACCCATTCTCGCGTACACACAG GTGAGAAACCCTTCACCTGCGGTACATGCAATCGGTCATTTTCACACAAATCAACTTTGAGTGAACACATGAATCTCCATTCGGATGATCGTCCCTACGAGTGTAGTAAATGTCAGCGCCGCTTTAAGCAAAGAAAAGGTTTAAGAGCACACCGTTGCGA AAATCTCCAGGAAGAAGTATTTCAGTGCGAATTCTGTGGACGTCATTTCATTAATCGAAAGGCGTTAGCTCTACATCGCATCCACCATGAagcggaaaataaaaataaaacaccgcaGGAAAAATCCTTCTTGTGTGACGTCTGCGCTCGGGGCTTCAGTAACAA GTATTTACTGAAAGCTCATCAAATGACTCACAATGAAGAAAAGCGTTACGAATGTGACGTTTGTCACAAGAAATTCGCTCTGAAAAAGACCCTGCAAGTTCACGAGACGTCGCACAAAACTGACAAAGGTCCGTACAAGTGTTCCTATTGCCCAAAAAGCTTCCGCTACGTCGCAAACTTGAACACGCACGAACTCATTCATTCag GGAAAAAGCCGTTCGATTGCACCGTGTGCGGCTGTGCCTTTAGGCAGAAATGGTCGCTCAAAGAGCACATGCTTACGCACGATAAACCGGAAGAAAATCCCTTTACATGCGAAATAtgtaacaaatcatttcag GCAAGGAGGCCATTTATTGCACATCGTTATtcacacaacaaacaaacgaagCGCTGTCTCGTCTGTAAGAAGCGATTCTACAATGCCGAGCGACTGGCCCAGCACATGAAAGATCACGAAACCGTTGATGATGATCTACCCGAAGAAATCGGCAATTCTGTCACGGCGCACATGAACGAGGCTGGCGAACTGATAATCACCCAGCACGACGTCGACGACAACAACGAAAGGGCCCTGATTTTCACACCTTCACTTCTGCACATGATCCAGTCGGCGGATGAAACGGCCGACCCAATGACGGGCCACGAGGGACAAGATGAAGGAAACCGATGGTCACTAGAAGTGGTCATCGATTCTTGA